One window from the genome of Anopheles merus strain MAF chromosome 3R, AmerM5.1, whole genome shotgun sequence encodes:
- the LOC121597480 gene encoding probable serine/threonine-protein kinase DDB_G0267686 isoform X2, which yields MATFTQEEIEFLKQNGNDNCSRTWLGLWDPKRAIKQEHRDFMIDKYERKRYYLEPASPLKSLPTNASSSLTSLSGGSNKNANESLVPLKTPTLTPPATLRLNRTNSGSCNGLNNVNSSSSSLPGAMGGGTQFQQQFTPDDSGFFSADPPKILPPTPQKSHILQRKNGIKIKQHPANGLPATYGRNQKNGLLNNSSTTGLSGSSGDINANKFTPDADFVADFGSATIVNNVSNGGSHYGSTSSLKNTNAVSDNGTGLYALHNGNNGEVPTREMENFADFDHNPIFNSAENMKSYFSSNSIDSSTTNSVSSTASVQSLAGPDPFASFYSNTVAANNCGSNSTGSTVGTPTASSGSASTGMSMHGVGYTCISPEDNSRAKVHTNYGFGNTFSEEPRYATNEGIINGSAGTGSSYAHLQNYKQHWGNSNGAQPEFNSARYAGSTNQLNNNASTESSQHDTVQWNFWQQFGNNCWSTDGRLQSHHQQQQHQQHQQFSNGGALQMMSPQHQASNQVNFYSDQNRWSLPMLHGTNNGDSKTSNGKPSNASINSTPSVDRYAALKDLDEQFREIKLEQQAEANNNTITSNGTAATISDSITPTSSANPFKTANPFQTQQQQPHAQQQTMAWPISGAINGTTSDARHPVTNGGTGFYATSPYQGGFAHSASPQLYNGNVVNGGSTMGATMGYLPAMGYPPNHGNNGYIGAQGMNGVMMGGQFNVTANGGGASILGNVAGVGNPVHHFANFGNPFMAAGTTAGNSNNPFL from the exons ATGGCCACTTTCACCCAGGAGGAGATTGAATTTCTCAAACAAAATGGCAACGACAACTGCAGCAGAACTTGGTTGGGCCTTTGGGATCCAAAACGTGCAATTAAGCAGGAACATCGAGACTTTATGATAGACAAGTACGAAAGGAAAAG ATATTATCTGGAGCCTGCTAGTCCGTTGAAATCGCTGCCCACCAATGCATCGAGCTCGCTGACGTCACTGTCGGGAGGCAGCAATAAGAATGCCAATGAAAGTTTAGTTCCACTCAAAACGCCAACGCTAACGCCTCCGGCAACGTTACGATTAAATCGTACCAACTCTGGCTCGTGTAATGGACTGAACAACGtaaactcatcatcatcatcgttgccTGGTGCAATGGGTGGCGGTACGCAATTTCAGCAGCAATTCACGCCAGACGACAGTGGTTTTTTCAGCGCGGATCCACCGAAAATTTTGCCACCAACACCGCAAAAAAGTCACATTCTTCAGCGAAAGAATGGCATTAAGATCAAACAACACCCGGCGAACGGACTGCCGGCAACGTACGGGCGTAACCAGAAGAATGGTTTGCTGAACAACAGCAGTACCACCGGGCTGTCGGGAAGTAGCGGTGACATTAACGCCAATAAGTTTACACCTGATGCCGACTTTGTGGCTGACTTTGGCAGCGCTACAATAGTGAATAACGTCAGCAACGGAGGCAGTCATTATGGAAGTACTAGTAGTTTGAAAAACACCAACGCCGTTAGCGACAACGGGACCGGATTGTATGCGCTGCACAATGGCAACAATGGGGAGGTACCGACACGAGAGATGGAAAATTTTGCCGACTTCGATCACAATCCCATCTTTAACTCAGCAG AAAACATGAAGTCATACTTCAGCAGCAATAGTATTGATAGCAGCACTACAAACagtgttagcagcacggccaGCGTGCAGAGTTTGGCTGGACCCGATCCATTTGCGAGCTTTTACTCCAATACTGTCGCTGCTAACAATTGTGGTAGCAACTCTACGGGATCTACCGTTGGCACACCAACCGCATCGTCCGGCTCAGCCTCCACTGGCATGTCCATGCACGGTGTTGGCTATACGTGTATTTCGCCGGAAGATAACTCACGCGCAAAGGTCCATACGAATTATGGATTTGGTAACACTTTCTCGGAAGAGCCGCGTTATGCGACTAACGAGGGTATCATTAATGGCAGCGCTGGTACCGGGTCCAGCTACGCACATCTGCAAAATTACAAACAACATTGGGGAAACAGTAACGGTGCGCAGCCGGAATTCAATTCCGCGAGGTATGCTGGGAGCacaaatcaattgaataataatGCCAGCACCGAAAGCTCCCAACACGATACCGTACAGTGGAACTTTTGGCAACAGTTCGGCAACAACTGTTGGTCGACTGACGGTCGCCTACAGTCGcatcaccaacagcagcagcaccagcagcatcaacaattTTCCAATGGTGGTGCCCTGCAGATGATGAGTCCACAGCATCAGGCATCAAATCAAGTGAATTTTTACTCAGATCAAAACCGATGGA GTCTTCCGATGCTGCATGGTACGAACAATGGGGATAGCAAAACATCCAATGGCAAGCCTAGTAATGCATCCATTAATTCAACACCGTCCGTGGATCGATACGCCGCACTGAAAGACTTGGATGAGCAGTTCCGGGAGATAAAATTAGAGCAACAGGCTGAGGCGAATAATAACACAATAACGTCAAACGGAACTGCAGCCACCATAAGCGATTCCATCACGCCAA CTTCCTCGGCCAACCCGTTCAAAACGGCCAATCCGTTCCaaacgcaacagcagcaaccgcatGCACAACAGCAAACGATGGCTTGGCCTATCAGTGGTGCCATCAACGGTACGACGTCGGATGCACGGCATCCGGTAACGAACGGCGGGACTGGATTCTATGCTACATCACCCTATCAGGGAGGATTCGCACACTCTGCCAGCCCACAGCTTTACAACGGCAATGTTGTGAATGGTGGTAGCACTATGGGAGCTACGATGGGTTATCTTCCTGCGATGGGCTACCCTCCCAATCATGGCAATAATGGCTATATTGGAGCGCAGGGCATGAACGGAGTTATGATGGGTGGACAGTTCAATGTAACGGCGAACGGCGGTGGTGCTTCGATATTGGGCAACGTTGCAGGGGTCGGTAATCCGGTGCATCATTTTGCAAACTTTGGAAACCCTTTCATG GCTGCCGGTACTACAGCGGGAAACTCAAATAATCCTTTCTTATGA
- the LOC121597480 gene encoding putative GPI-anchored protein pfl2 isoform X1, which translates to MALVRKKLDDKILKTLRELVGVGGNKECFDCGQKGPTYINMTIGSFVCTSCSGILRGLTPPHRVKSISMATFTQEEIEFLKQNGNDNCSRTWLGLWDPKRAIKQEHRDFMIDKYERKRYYLEPASPLKSLPTNASSSLTSLSGGSNKNANESLVPLKTPTLTPPATLRLNRTNSGSCNGLNNVNSSSSSLPGAMGGGTQFQQQFTPDDSGFFSADPPKILPPTPQKSHILQRKNGIKIKQHPANGLPATYGRNQKNGLLNNSSTTGLSGSSGDINANKFTPDADFVADFGSATIVNNVSNGGSHYGSTSSLKNTNAVSDNGTGLYALHNGNNGEVPTREMENFADFDHNPIFNSAENMKSYFSSNSIDSSTTNSVSSTASVQSLAGPDPFASFYSNTVAANNCGSNSTGSTVGTPTASSGSASTGMSMHGVGYTCISPEDNSRAKVHTNYGFGNTFSEEPRYATNEGIINGSAGTGSSYAHLQNYKQHWGNSNGAQPEFNSARYAGSTNQLNNNASTESSQHDTVQWNFWQQFGNNCWSTDGRLQSHHQQQQHQQHQQFSNGGALQMMSPQHQASNQVNFYSDQNRWSLPMLHGTNNGDSKTSNGKPSNASINSTPSVDRYAALKDLDEQFREIKLEQQAEANNNTITSNGTAATISDSITPTSSANPFKTANPFQTQQQQPHAQQQTMAWPISGAINGTTSDARHPVTNGGTGFYATSPYQGGFAHSASPQLYNGNVVNGGSTMGATMGYLPAMGYPPNHGNNGYIGAQGMNGVMMGGQFNVTANGGGASILGNVAGVGNPVHHFANFGNPFMAAGTTAGNSNNPFL; encoded by the exons AAGAGGACTCACTCCGCCACATCGTGTAAAATCGATTTCCATGGCCACTTTCACCCAGGAGGAGATTGAATTTCTCAAACAAAATGGCAACGACAACTGCAGCAGAACTTGGTTGGGCCTTTGGGATCCAAAACGTGCAATTAAGCAGGAACATCGAGACTTTATGATAGACAAGTACGAAAGGAAAAG ATATTATCTGGAGCCTGCTAGTCCGTTGAAATCGCTGCCCACCAATGCATCGAGCTCGCTGACGTCACTGTCGGGAGGCAGCAATAAGAATGCCAATGAAAGTTTAGTTCCACTCAAAACGCCAACGCTAACGCCTCCGGCAACGTTACGATTAAATCGTACCAACTCTGGCTCGTGTAATGGACTGAACAACGtaaactcatcatcatcatcgttgccTGGTGCAATGGGTGGCGGTACGCAATTTCAGCAGCAATTCACGCCAGACGACAGTGGTTTTTTCAGCGCGGATCCACCGAAAATTTTGCCACCAACACCGCAAAAAAGTCACATTCTTCAGCGAAAGAATGGCATTAAGATCAAACAACACCCGGCGAACGGACTGCCGGCAACGTACGGGCGTAACCAGAAGAATGGTTTGCTGAACAACAGCAGTACCACCGGGCTGTCGGGAAGTAGCGGTGACATTAACGCCAATAAGTTTACACCTGATGCCGACTTTGTGGCTGACTTTGGCAGCGCTACAATAGTGAATAACGTCAGCAACGGAGGCAGTCATTATGGAAGTACTAGTAGTTTGAAAAACACCAACGCCGTTAGCGACAACGGGACCGGATTGTATGCGCTGCACAATGGCAACAATGGGGAGGTACCGACACGAGAGATGGAAAATTTTGCCGACTTCGATCACAATCCCATCTTTAACTCAGCAG AAAACATGAAGTCATACTTCAGCAGCAATAGTATTGATAGCAGCACTACAAACagtgttagcagcacggccaGCGTGCAGAGTTTGGCTGGACCCGATCCATTTGCGAGCTTTTACTCCAATACTGTCGCTGCTAACAATTGTGGTAGCAACTCTACGGGATCTACCGTTGGCACACCAACCGCATCGTCCGGCTCAGCCTCCACTGGCATGTCCATGCACGGTGTTGGCTATACGTGTATTTCGCCGGAAGATAACTCACGCGCAAAGGTCCATACGAATTATGGATTTGGTAACACTTTCTCGGAAGAGCCGCGTTATGCGACTAACGAGGGTATCATTAATGGCAGCGCTGGTACCGGGTCCAGCTACGCACATCTGCAAAATTACAAACAACATTGGGGAAACAGTAACGGTGCGCAGCCGGAATTCAATTCCGCGAGGTATGCTGGGAGCacaaatcaattgaataataatGCCAGCACCGAAAGCTCCCAACACGATACCGTACAGTGGAACTTTTGGCAACAGTTCGGCAACAACTGTTGGTCGACTGACGGTCGCCTACAGTCGcatcaccaacagcagcagcaccagcagcatcaacaattTTCCAATGGTGGTGCCCTGCAGATGATGAGTCCACAGCATCAGGCATCAAATCAAGTGAATTTTTACTCAGATCAAAACCGATGGA GTCTTCCGATGCTGCATGGTACGAACAATGGGGATAGCAAAACATCCAATGGCAAGCCTAGTAATGCATCCATTAATTCAACACCGTCCGTGGATCGATACGCCGCACTGAAAGACTTGGATGAGCAGTTCCGGGAGATAAAATTAGAGCAACAGGCTGAGGCGAATAATAACACAATAACGTCAAACGGAACTGCAGCCACCATAAGCGATTCCATCACGCCAA CTTCCTCGGCCAACCCGTTCAAAACGGCCAATCCGTTCCaaacgcaacagcagcaaccgcatGCACAACAGCAAACGATGGCTTGGCCTATCAGTGGTGCCATCAACGGTACGACGTCGGATGCACGGCATCCGGTAACGAACGGCGGGACTGGATTCTATGCTACATCACCCTATCAGGGAGGATTCGCACACTCTGCCAGCCCACAGCTTTACAACGGCAATGTTGTGAATGGTGGTAGCACTATGGGAGCTACGATGGGTTATCTTCCTGCGATGGGCTACCCTCCCAATCATGGCAATAATGGCTATATTGGAGCGCAGGGCATGAACGGAGTTATGATGGGTGGACAGTTCAATGTAACGGCGAACGGCGGTGGTGCTTCGATATTGGGCAACGTTGCAGGGGTCGGTAATCCGGTGCATCATTTTGCAAACTTTGGAAACCCTTTCATG GCTGCCGGTACTACAGCGGGAAACTCAAATAATCCTTTCTTATGA
- the LOC121597480 gene encoding arf-GAP domain and FG repeat-containing protein 1 isoform X3, producing MALVRKKLDDKILKTLRELVGVGGNKECFDCGQKGPTYINMTIGSFVCTSCSGILRGLTPPHRVKSISMATFTQEEIEFLKQNGNDNCSRTWLGLWDPKRAIKQEHRDFMIDKYERKRYYLEPASPLKSLPTNASSSLTSLSGGSNKNANESLVPLKTPTLTPPATLRLNRTNSGSCNGLNNVNSSSSSLPGAMGGGTQFQQQFTPDDSGFFSADPPKILPPTPQKSHILQRKNGIKIKQHPANGLPATYGRNQKNGLLNNSSTTGLSGSSGDINANKFTPDADFVADFGSATIVNNVSNGGSHYGSTSSLKNTNAVSDNGTGLYALHNGNNGEVPTREMENFADFDHNPIFNSAGLPMLHGTNNGDSKTSNGKPSNASINSTPSVDRYAALKDLDEQFREIKLEQQAEANNNTITSNGTAATISDSITPTSSANPFKTANPFQTQQQQPHAQQQTMAWPISGAINGTTSDARHPVTNGGTGFYATSPYQGGFAHSASPQLYNGNVVNGGSTMGATMGYLPAMGYPPNHGNNGYIGAQGMNGVMMGGQFNVTANGGGASILGNVAGVGNPVHHFANFGNPFMAAGTTAGNSNNPFL from the exons AAGAGGACTCACTCCGCCACATCGTGTAAAATCGATTTCCATGGCCACTTTCACCCAGGAGGAGATTGAATTTCTCAAACAAAATGGCAACGACAACTGCAGCAGAACTTGGTTGGGCCTTTGGGATCCAAAACGTGCAATTAAGCAGGAACATCGAGACTTTATGATAGACAAGTACGAAAGGAAAAG ATATTATCTGGAGCCTGCTAGTCCGTTGAAATCGCTGCCCACCAATGCATCGAGCTCGCTGACGTCACTGTCGGGAGGCAGCAATAAGAATGCCAATGAAAGTTTAGTTCCACTCAAAACGCCAACGCTAACGCCTCCGGCAACGTTACGATTAAATCGTACCAACTCTGGCTCGTGTAATGGACTGAACAACGtaaactcatcatcatcatcgttgccTGGTGCAATGGGTGGCGGTACGCAATTTCAGCAGCAATTCACGCCAGACGACAGTGGTTTTTTCAGCGCGGATCCACCGAAAATTTTGCCACCAACACCGCAAAAAAGTCACATTCTTCAGCGAAAGAATGGCATTAAGATCAAACAACACCCGGCGAACGGACTGCCGGCAACGTACGGGCGTAACCAGAAGAATGGTTTGCTGAACAACAGCAGTACCACCGGGCTGTCGGGAAGTAGCGGTGACATTAACGCCAATAAGTTTACACCTGATGCCGACTTTGTGGCTGACTTTGGCAGCGCTACAATAGTGAATAACGTCAGCAACGGAGGCAGTCATTATGGAAGTACTAGTAGTTTGAAAAACACCAACGCCGTTAGCGACAACGGGACCGGATTGTATGCGCTGCACAATGGCAACAATGGGGAGGTACCGACACGAGAGATGGAAAATTTTGCCGACTTCGATCACAATCCCATCTTTAACTCAGCAG GTCTTCCGATGCTGCATGGTACGAACAATGGGGATAGCAAAACATCCAATGGCAAGCCTAGTAATGCATCCATTAATTCAACACCGTCCGTGGATCGATACGCCGCACTGAAAGACTTGGATGAGCAGTTCCGGGAGATAAAATTAGAGCAACAGGCTGAGGCGAATAATAACACAATAACGTCAAACGGAACTGCAGCCACCATAAGCGATTCCATCACGCCAA CTTCCTCGGCCAACCCGTTCAAAACGGCCAATCCGTTCCaaacgcaacagcagcaaccgcatGCACAACAGCAAACGATGGCTTGGCCTATCAGTGGTGCCATCAACGGTACGACGTCGGATGCACGGCATCCGGTAACGAACGGCGGGACTGGATTCTATGCTACATCACCCTATCAGGGAGGATTCGCACACTCTGCCAGCCCACAGCTTTACAACGGCAATGTTGTGAATGGTGGTAGCACTATGGGAGCTACGATGGGTTATCTTCCTGCGATGGGCTACCCTCCCAATCATGGCAATAATGGCTATATTGGAGCGCAGGGCATGAACGGAGTTATGATGGGTGGACAGTTCAATGTAACGGCGAACGGCGGTGGTGCTTCGATATTGGGCAACGTTGCAGGGGTCGGTAATCCGGTGCATCATTTTGCAAACTTTGGAAACCCTTTCATG GCTGCCGGTACTACAGCGGGAAACTCAAATAATCCTTTCTTATGA